A window of the Microplitis mediator isolate UGA2020A chromosome 5, iyMicMedi2.1, whole genome shotgun sequence genome harbors these coding sequences:
- the LOC130668335 gene encoding 39S ribosomal protein L4, mitochondrial, with protein MSLILRNFLIKFKKYPGQVSNFRTAVSANNNQVEVKTETPITPILSTISYEDEYQMYQTKRQVWIDNLDTIKEKKLGLMTLHPSVFAEKPRVDTLYENVRWQRMYRFVNYAHVCNRAEKRGGGRKPWPQKGLGRARHGSVNSPLFKGGGVAHGPRSPTPHFYMLPFFTRVNGLTAALSVKLAQDDLYVVNNLDIPSNDPKYIEALIEERNWGPSVLIVDSEDIMPENITLATDNIKHVNLMPAYGLNVYSMLKHSTLVLTERATRHIESKLLYHLHRPDFMNASAKFKLSQA; from the exons atgtcattaATTCTgcgtaattttttgataaaattcaaaaaatatcctgGTCAAGTGTCCAATTTCCGTACTGCTGTAAGTGCAAATAATAATCAGGTTGAAGTTAAAACCGAAACTCCAATTACTCCaatattatcaacaatttCTTATGAAGATGAATATCAAATGTATCAAACAAAACGTCAGGTTTGGATTGATAATTTAGATAcaattaaggaaaaaaaattaggattAATGACATTGCATCCGTCAGTTTTTGCTGAGAAACCGAGAGTTGATACTTTGTATGAAAATGTCAGGTGGCAGAGGATGTATAGATTTGTC AATTATGCACATGTATGTAACAGAGCTGAAAAACGTGGTGGTGGTCGTAAACCATGGCCTCAAAAAGGACTAGGTCGTGCTCGTCATGGAAGTGTTAACTCGCCATTATTCAAAGGCGGCGGTGTAGCTCACGGTCCAAGATCTCCAACACCGCACTTTTACATGCTTCCATTTTTCACACGAGTTAATGGATTAACAGCAGCGTTGTCCGTTAAATTAGCCCAGGATGATCTCTATGTCGTTAATAATCTTGATATTCCATCAAACGATCCAAAGTACATCGAAGCATTAATTGAAGAACGTAATTGGGGACCTAGTGTACTGATAGTCGATTCTGAGGACATTATGCCTGAAAATATCACACTTGCTACTGATAATATTAAACACGTAAATTTGATGCCAGCATacg gaTTAAACGTTTACAGTATGTTGAAACACTCGACATTAGTTTTGACAGAACGTGCTACTCGTCATATTGAAAGTAAACTTTTATATCATTTACACAGACCTGATTTCATGAACGCTTCagcaaaattcaaattaagtCAAGCGTAA
- the LOC130668336 gene encoding uncharacterized protein LOC130668336: MPHKSDDPRQVLAVLNSLGFVGITAEQLKAFMKDLKLLRKIKERERREQQEELKKKIFYKHQKALGVMLNDVPNDNNSSDDSIVKIKINYVSESDSDDNEDDKSLQLRRRFESPSPHRRQEKRVNGIKKIPSARSDNRKDRTPERPKGYREEKRKPNEETDSLPERAASAPELSGQLSRRSRSKSVASDSTKTTGGILRNSSRSLSRTRPKTFIRPWKLQSEASRFPQKSKSDPVMLYHKYQKEWKQFSFLQDNKHANVRWAIREKMLGADPTPRPILKKSGSSMSVKKSP, from the exons atgcctCATAAATCAGACGATCCTCGTCAAGTCCTGGCAGTTTTGAATTCGCTGGGATTTGTTGGTATCACAGCAGAACAATTAAAAGCATTTATGAAAG atttaaaactTTTGCGTAAAATAAAAGAACGCGAGCGTCGTGAGCAGCAAGaagaattaaagaaaaaaattttttacaaacatcAAAAAGCATTGGGAGTTATGTTGAATGACGTTCccaatgataataattcatCAGATGATtcaattgttaaaataaaaataaattatgtctcGGAATCGGATTCTGATGATAATGAagatgataaatcattgcaatTGCGTAGAAGGTTTGAGTCTCCAAGTCCACATAGAAGACAAGAAAAAAGAGtcaatggaataaaaaaaattccatcagCGAGATCTGATAATAGAAAAGACCGAACTCCTGAAAGACCTAAAGGTTATCGTGAAGAGAAACGTAAACCAAATGAAGAAACTGATTCACTTCCAGAACGTGCTGCCAGTGCACCCGAATTATCTGGCCAATTATCGCGACGATCAAGATCTAAAAGTGTCGCCTCTGACTCAACTAAAACCACTGGAGGAATTCTAAGAAATTCTTCCAGAAGTTTGTCTCGAACGCGACCCAAAACAt TTATCAGGCCATGGAAATTGCAGTCAGAAGCTTCACGTTTCCCACAAAAATCTAAATCAGATCCTGTGATGCTCTATCACAAGTATCAGAAAGAATGGAAACAATTTTCGTTTCTTCAAGATAATAAACATGCTAACGTCAGGTGGGCGATACGTGAAAAAATGCTCGGTGCTGATCCAACACCAcgg ccaattttgaaaaaatccggGAGTTCCAtgagtgttaaaaaaagtccATGA
- the LOC130668426 gene encoding ankyrin-1-like — translation MSGYESTWRNLSTAVQLGDLARVRELLRTEDELSDLSTWTDSYTLLRDAIADAELEIVECLLENNATVNRRGKKATDTPLHLAVHIGDPDLLNSLLDRGANVTARGKNKKTPVHIAAEYSNIEILELLISRGGNINEKDQHGLTPLCLALKKGKLEMVDYILNHEKYNAGSFNHPSKEADTQLHFAVTSGNEVLVRYLIDKGAQVNAQGIDKKTPLHIAVQENLEKIVECLLDNGADINYTCSYCGEEECTALHIAADISNETILELLLSKGADINAVTANGINPLHVAACRNNVECVKIILNNNRDVDYLARTTADEGFTPLHFACIFGCHDVAEFILNINADINIFSYDNSLPIHIAVSKGHDKVVELLLNHGANVDSLFDNTLCHKTLLFTAVVNGDFKIVEHLLKFSPDITYKCNIDSLKVAIRSFRDESKAISEALLDYGFKLDFDDVDSGQLIYVAVEKGLVGIVKDVIKAGINITELRDSTFLSRGFTLLHSAVINKHLEIVKLLIDKVDINTKDGFGLTPISYAVENNDIDMVKFILDYNNLDDLSKCQLLFGATKKSNKEIIELSLQYGIDVNMTDERGRTALHVVDLGKYESQEEDSARGEIAKLLISKGANVNARTNDNDTALAYAVLHQNPYVVEALLLHGASIDDLTSSGDTLLHMAAIKGKTEVIRLLVQHGFVVDSPNNKGITPLHFAVENNNEEAVICLIEYGADVNGINKKSGRTALHLAVEKNLSTIVRVLLKYGSDINIVNSYNQTPLSCTTNASCLFEIIRDLKEHVIKLKCANFQVNDNDLNLVDTFIDSNDFYSNCLKEIESMGVKIIDSNRLTYRNILSTSIQKLSVYAKNDEISKSLKSDDCKSKFPLYYDLLVKRFDEGVEREKILQTLDDHLDDLFPVSDYCIDEIFCYLSNDDLKLLREACNPNNQF, via the coding sequence ATGTCAGGATATGAATCCACGTGGCGGAATTTATCAACAGCAGTCCAATTGGGTGATTTAGCTCGAGTGAGAGAGTTATTGAGAACAGAAGATGAGTTATCTGACTTGAGTACTTGGACCGACAGTTATACTTTACTTCGTGACGCAATAGCCGATGCAGAACTAGAAATAGTCGAGTGTCTTTTAGAGAACAACGCTACAGTTAATCGCAGGGGTAAGAAAGCAACAGATACTCCTCTTCATCTAGCCGTTCATATTGGAGACCCTGATCTACTAAACTCCCTGCTAGACAGAGGCGCCAACGTAACTGCAagaggtaaaaataaaaaaactccaGTGCATATCGCAGCGGAgtattcaaacattgaaatcCTCGAATTATTAATCAGCAGAGGGGGTAACATTAATGAAAAAGATCAGCATGGGTTGACTCCTCTGTGCTTGGCTTTAAAAAAAGGCAAATTAGAAATGGTCGATTACATTTTGAACCACGAAAAGTACAATGCTGGTTCATTTAATCATCCATCCAAAGAAGCCGACACGCAGTTGCATTTTGCTGTCACCAGCGGCAACGAGGTACTCGTGCGCTATCTTATAGATAAAGGAGCTCAAGTAAATGCTCAAGgcattgataaaaaaactcCGCTCCATATTGCAGTGCAAGAAAATCTCGAAAAAATTGTCGAATGCCTTTTAGACAATGGCGCTGATATAAATTACACTTGTTCTTATTGTGGGGAGGAAGAATGTACGGCTTTGCATATCGCTGCTGATATAAGCAATGAAACAATATTAGAATTACTGTTGAGTAAAGGAGCGGACATCAATGCCGTCACTGCCAATGGTATCAATCCACTTCATGTCGCTGCGTGTAGAAATAATGTAGAGtgcgttaaaattattttaaataataatagagatGTCGATTATTTAGCCAGAACGACCGCTGATGAAGGATTTACTCCACTGCACTTTGCTTGTATTTTTGGCTGCCATGACGTAGCCGAATTCATTTTGAATATCAATgctgatataaatattttttcatacgatAATTCACTGCCTATTCATATCGCCGTTTCTAAAGGACATGATAAAGTAGTCGAGCTTCTCTTAAATCACGGCGCTAATGTTGATTCTCTGTTTGACAATACGTTATGCCACAAAACTCTTTTATTCACAGCAGTAGTGAACGGAGATTTTAAAATAGTCGAGCATCTTCTTAAATTTTCACCCGATATCACTTACAAATGTAATATTGACTCTTTGAAAGTCGCGATTCGTAGTTTTAGAGACGAGTCCAAGGCAATTTCCGAAGCGCTATTGGATTACGGATTCAAACTTGACTTTGATGACGTCGATAGCGGGCAGCTGATATACGTTGCAGTAGAAAAAGGACTCGTGGGTATTGTCAAAGATGTTATCAAAGCCGGTATTAATATCACAGAATTACGAGACTCGACGTTTTTATCTCGTGGATTTACTCTTTTGCACAGCGCAGTAATAAACAAACATTTGGAAATAGTTAAGCTGTTAATTGACAAAGTTGACATTAATACCAAAGACGGGTTCGGATTGACTCCGATATCTTATGCCGTTGAAAACAATGACATTGATATGGTCAAATTCATTCTAGACTACAATAATCTCGATGATCTGTCAAAGTGTCAGTTGTTGTTTGGCGCTACGAAGAAATCGAACAaagaaataattgaattatctTTACAGTACGGTATTGATGTAAACATGACTGATGAAAGAGGCAGAACAGCCCTACATGTTGTTGATTTGGGTAAATATGAATCCCAAGAAGAGGATTCTGCAAGAGGAGAGATAGCAAAGTTACTGATAAGCAAGGGCGCTAATGTCAATGCGAGAACAAATGACAATGACACGGCACTGGCTTACGCCGTCTTGCATCAAAACCCGTATGTTGTTGAAGCCCTCCTGTTGCACGGGGCAAGTATTGATGATTTGACCTCGTCTGGTGATACTTTACTGCATATGGCGGCAATAAAAGGAAAGACTGAAGTAATTCGACTACTTGTTCAACATGGATTTGTAGTTGATAGTCCCAATAATAAAGGGATCACGCCGCTGCATTTTGCggtggaaaataataatgaggAGGCAGTGATATGTCTGATAGAATACGGCGCTGATGTTAATGGgataaacaaaaaatctgGTCGGACGGCACTTCATCTtgctgttgaaaaaaatttgtcgacTATCGTTAGAGTTTTATTGAAATACGGCTCTGATATCAATATCGTTAATTCTTACAATCAGACCCCGCTTTCTTGCACCACTAATGCAAGCTgtctttttgaaattattcggGATCTTAAAGAACatgtcataaaattaaaatgcgCTAATTTTCAAGTCAATGATAATGATCTCAATTTAGTTGATACATTTATCGATTCAAATGATTTTTACAGTAATTGTCTGAAAGAAATTGAAAGCATGGgagttaaaattattgatagcAATAGATTGACATATAGGAATATTTTGAGTACaagtattcaaaagttatCAGTTTACgctaaaaatgatgaaatttcaAAGAGTTTGAAATCAGATGATTGTAAAAGTAAATTTCCACTCTACTACGATTTGTTGGTAAAACGGTTTGATGAAGGAGTAGAGCGAGAAAAAATACTGCAGACACTTGATGATCATCTGGATGATTTATTTCCAGTTTCTGATTATTGCATTGACGAAATATTTTGCTATCTCTCTAATGATGATTTGAAATTGTTGAGGGAAGCGTGCAAtccaaataatcaattttaa